The Pseudomonadota bacterium genomic interval ACTACCGCTATCTGAACGCGCAAGCTGTCCGAACGCAGCAGAGGATCGACCTCCGCGTGCTCGCGCACCCAGCGCGCCGCGGGGAGGTGGGCGAAGCGGTCGCCCCAGGTGACCCACGGGACGTCGCGCCACGAACGCAGCGTCCCAAGAACCTGGGCGAGCCGCGGCGTCGCAGCCAGTACCCAGTCGACGAGCGCCAGGGTCCGCACGATCAAGTCGCCGGTGTCCGGCCGCGCCGTGCGTAGCGCGATGTCGGCGGCCCTCCGTGCGATGTCCACCACGCCTTCGCCGGCCTGCAGATCGAGGCGCAAACCAGGATAGCTGGCCAACAGCGCAGTCAGGTGCGGGGCGATGAGCACTTCGGCGGCATCGGGTGGGCAGGCGACGCGGACCAGTCCGGACACCTCGCGCTCGAGGGACTCGGCGGCGCTGCCAAAGCGCGCCATCGCATGCTCGATCTCCTCGGCCACAGGCAGGAGTCGCTCCGCAGCTTCGGTAGCCGAAATCCCGCTACGACCGCGGTCAAATAGCGACGCCGCGAGCGTCTCCTCCAGTGCAGCGAGGCGCCGTGACACGGTTGACTGGTCGACCTGGAGCGTGCGCGCGGCCTCACCGAGCGTGCGCGCGCGGCAGAGAGCGAGGAACAGCCTCACGTCGTCCCAGTGAAGGCGCGCAGCCGGCGGATCGTTTCTATGCACAGATGCAATGATACTTTGATTTTCTGCCTGTAGCCAGTCATCAACGCAACTGTCATGGTCGCTCTGTCGGGCGCCAAGAGTCCCGGCAGGAGAAACAACAATGAAGAACAACAAAAGACAGACAACCGTGATTGTGGGCGGCAAGGGCAAGACCGGGCGGCGTGTTGCCGAGCGGCTCCGCGCCGCGGACCTGCCGTTCCGGGCCGTGTCACCCTCAGCCGAGGTGCGGT includes:
- a CDS encoding LysR family transcriptional regulator; protein product: MHRNDPPAARLHWDDVRLFLALCRARTLGEAARTLQVDQSTVSRRLAALEETLAASLFDRGRSGISATEAAERLLPVAEEIEHAMARFGSAAESLEREVSGLVRVACPPDAAEVLIAPHLTALLASYPGLRLDLQAGEGVVDIARRAADIALRTARPDTGDLIVRTLALVDWVLAATPRLAQVLGTLRSWRDVPWVTWGDRFAHLPAARWVREHAEVDPLLRSDSLRVQIAVVSTGLGAALIPSQSIAHYGLAPVKVGAKLRRSMAPWPRDDLFLVTHRALRNVPRVSAVWDFLVEHAAWAATAAPSPARGSPAPGPAVR